The Choloepus didactylus isolate mChoDid1 chromosome 15, mChoDid1.pri, whole genome shotgun sequence genome segment GGACCCGAAGGGGCACCTCCTTTGCCCGGCCCGGGGGGGCCTGTTCGCGGGACCGAGCCTCTGCGCGCCCGCGGCCCTCCAGATCCCCGCACTTGTGGGGGTGCAGGTGCCGGCAGCAAAGCCTCCGTGTCTCCGTGCTCGTCCTCACTCACCTCCCACTGCCTCCCACAATTACTTATGGGCTCACCTGGATGGAGGGctggggggggcggggagaggcGCTCCAGCCCGTTACAGAATTCAAGCGAGTCTGGCCTCTCGGCAGGTTCCAGGACCCCAAAGGGCAGCAGGGCTCTGAATGCCATCCAGGGGCgggcccctcccctttccttgTATGCCTGGTGCCCTCACCCACAGCAGGGACAGGAAGGAACCCAGGGAAGATGGAGGTTCTGCCAAGACAAGGTTTGGTTTCTACTCAAAAGCACAAGGAAATGGATCATTTTAGCCAGAAACCCAAGTCCAGGGCCAGGTGCTTTCCTAGGGAAGCCAGAAGAGTCTGCCCGGGCCCTGGGACGCCCAAGGAAGATGGCTTTTTCCCTCCGAGAGCTGGCAGAGCCCCGggcagcagccccctccccaggcagaCACGGGCAGCCTGCGCCAGGGACTGGAGGGCGAGTGGCTCTCCCGGGGCGTCCCAGCCCTGGTGGTTCTGTCCCCAGAGCAGGTGGCCCTGGTGATTGGAGGCGTCAGCggggggctgctgctgctgctgctcctggtgAGCTGCTGTGTCTGGAAGAGGCTCTGTGTCTCCTCCTACGAGGAGCTGCCCAGCGCCCCAGCCCCGGCCACCACCAGTGGACAGGGGGACAAGCTCTGCCAGCCATGCAGGTGAGGCAGGATGTGGGCACGTGCCGGAAGGCCCTCCCTGTGGGGTTTCCCTTGGGGTggatgaggtgggatgggggatgctGGGAGCAGGCATCACGAGGCTCGTTCCctggttgaggaaactgaggctcagaggacgTAAGGGTCCAGACTGCACAACTAGCAAGGGTGTCATGGGGATTCGAGCCCAGGCAGGCTGGTTCTGGCCCTGCTCTGACTCTGGCAACCTACTGATGCTGATAGGCAGAGTCGGCTCCAGCTGTGAGATTCacgtaatgtgtgtgtgtgtgtgtgtgtgtgtgtgtgtgcacatgagaATCCTTGTGTCGGGCCAGAAGGCTGTGTGCTCTCGCCTCCTCCTGGCTCCCGCTGGCTTTTCCTCCTCCCGCACCTGGTGCTCCATCCCCTCTGGGCTGGGCACCCTGGGGCAGCACCGCTCACTTGCCACCTTCCTGTCGTCTCCCTGCCTCTGGACAGGCCCCCAGGGGTGCCATTTGTGGTGCCCCCCTCCCTGCAAGGCCGAGACTGGATGCCCCTGCACAGCGGAGAGTGGGTCCAGGCCCCACGAGACCCCTGCCTAGCCCCGGagctcctgccccaccccccccgCGGCAGCCTCGGTGAGTCCTCCCCCTGTGGACTGCTCTCACGGGGCCTGGCTTCTGGAACATGGCCTGCCCCAGCCCAGGCATGGCAGAGCAGCCCGGTGACCCCTCTTCCTGGGCATGTCGGTTCACCAGGAGCCTAGTGCACCCCAGCCAGGGCTAGGTATGGCTTCACGTGCTGTCTGGGAGTGACTGATGGAGGGTTATTACCCCACTTCACACACAAACTGAGGCTCGGGAAGATAAACAGTGCCCTGCCCGAGGTCCCAGAGGCAGTAAGTGACAGACATGAGATTGGAGCCCAGGTGTGCCCTGGTGCAGAAGTTGTGCTGGGTCCGTTGGTGGGTAGAGAGGGCAGAAACGGAGCTGGCACACAACTTAAACCTCTGCTCTGAAGGCCTCCAGAGACCTTCCCAGGAGCCACTGTGGCCCTGCTAATTTGAAGGAGAAGAGAGGTGACGCTTTATCATTGGGTCATCTTCTGGGCACCATGGAAAGGTGCCGGGAGGCTGTCACAGGGTCAACAGGGTGCAGCAGGTGTCGGCCCTGCAGGGAGTCCCAGGGAGAAGCAGACATGAGCACACCCTCAGTAccgggaggcttcctggaggaggctgcACGAGAGAGGGGGCAGGGTGGAGCCTGGAGAAGAGGGGGGATGATGTGGGCAGGGGAGGCCAGTAAACAGGCCAGGAGAGGCTCGGCCAACAGGGGCTGGTCAAGGTCAAGGAGTGGGGTGCCCCATGTTTGCCCTGCCCCACTCCTGCTGTACTCTGGGCTGCCAGACCTCCCAGCCTCTCTCTGTTGCAGGAGATGCATATGGTGGGGGGACCATCAACCCAGAGCTGTACAGGTTACCCGAGGACAGGAGTGAGACCGAGTTCCCCGAGGGCTGCCTGGGGCGGCTGTGGTTCTCGGTGGAATACCAGCAGGAGGCTGAGCGGCTGCTGGTGGGGCTGATCAAGGCGTGCTGGCTGCAAGCCCCCTCGGAGACCTGCAGCCCCCTGGTGAAGCTGCACCTGCTGCCCGACGAGCGCCGCTTCCTCCAGTCCAAGACCAAGCGCAAAACCGCCAGCCCGCAGTTCGACGAGCACTTCATCTTCCAGGTAGCAGTCTTGGCCTGGTCTGGGTCTGGGGCCTTCCGACACCTGGTAGGAGTAGACATGGCAAAGGAGAGGCCCTGTGTCCTGTCGCTAGCCAGGGTCCTGCAGCCCATGCACCCTTCGGGGCATCTGCCCTGCTCTGCTCTACCCAGCCTGCCAGGCTGGACCTACAGAAGCAGGCAGGGGAGCGGCCGGGGGTTGGGGTGCTCCCCAGAGGtgagaaagagaaactgaaggcCGAGTCCTGGCTCCTAGGGCTGGGGGGAAGTGCCCTGAAGCCCGGGTGTCATCTGGGGTTTCTGCCTGGTTATCCAAGGTTATCCTTGGAAACAGCCCGGGCCCCTTGGAGTGGGAGCAGAAACTACCCCATGCTGTCTGAGAGCCCCCCTAGATCTGCCCATTGGCCCTGCGGTAGGGCCATGAGCCAGGATTGATGGGGCCTGGGAGCCCAGCAGGTGATGGGGCCCTCGGGGAAGCAGGCACTCCAGACCTGCTTGAGCAAACATTTTCAAGAGCTGGAAAGCAGGCTGGCGGCGAGGTAAAAGGAGAGGCTTCCTGGGAAGAGGGTGCACTCCTCCGGGGCTGAGAGCTGGGAAGCGGGGTGGTGTGGGCTGGCCCAAGGTAGCTGGTTGGGGCCCAAGGCTGGGAGAATCCACAGCTGGATCTGCTCGTCCTTCTCTCCCTTTCATCTAGACCCAAGGCCTGTGGGCTTGCTGGGCTGCGCTGTTTTCTTTGTACATTCGTATTTGCTTGTCTTGACTCGTCACTTCTGCCCACCCTAAACCCTGCCCCAACATGACCCTTGCCTCTCCGTGCTttaaggaggaaggagaagaagaaaaaaatcggTATTAATCGAGCATCTGCTATGTGTCAGAAACTGTCTTGGGGTTTTATAACCCAGAGAGTAAGAgccattattcccattttccaggTGAGGAGGCTGAGTCTCAGGGAGAGATCTGACTTGCCAGTTCACACAGCTGAGGCAGGCAGGGGGCTGCGACTGCAGCCAGCAGGAGCCTTCTTGCACTTTCAGCTGCAAGCAGATCACTGGGGGATCCGGTTCAGAGGTGGATCCcttggtctggggtggggcccaggggaTGGATGATGCTGATGGTCCATGGACCACGCTCCTGAGCAAGGCACTTCCCCCTTCCCCACTGCTCCCCCTGGGTCACTTCCCCCTTCCCCACTACTCAGTAGGGTCCCCTGAGGATGCCTGGCTTTGGTGGGTATGGGTCCCTGGTGGAGACACAGAACACACCTGTGTCCACAACAACCTGCCACactgtcccttcccccaccccggTGCCTGCCCGGCCTGGGTCCTCGTCTCCCCCAGGTGTCCAGCAAGAGTGTCACACAGAGGGTGCTGAAGTTCTCTGTGTACCACGTGGACAGACAGAAGAAGCACCAGCTCCTGGGACAGGTGCTGTTCCCCTTGAAGAGTGAGACCCTGGCCAGCGACGGTGGGCGTGTCATCTGGAGAGACCTGGAGGCCGAGAGCCTGGAGGTAAAGGTCAAGGTCACTAGATAGGGGCTACCCAGGTGGCAGCACCACCCTGGGCATCTGACAGGTGTAGCGAGGGCTGGGCCCCACCTGAAGTCAGGTGAGGCGGCTGGAGGGCAGGGAGAGGTTGCCTGGGAGCTCTGGAGATCAAATTACCTGGAAATAACCACCTTTGGATTCCCATCgaggtcagagagctgtgaaagGTGACATCCCAAATGAACCAGCCATGGGAAATATTTACCCGCCAGGCCCCGCTCCCCCAGGAAGGACCCAGGTGGCTCCCAGTGGGCTCTGTAATCccacagacctgggtttgagccCTTGGCTCTGGTCTGTACAACTGCATGATCCTGGGCAAGTCCATTCAACACCCCCAACCTCAGTTTCCCTACCTAGGAAACCACATGGGAGGCTTCGGTGAGAgaatgtggggggggggtggggttgggggctgCTCCAGTGTGGGAGACTCTAGGAAGACCAAGGGTGTTCTCATCCCGGCCTCTTCCAGCCTCCCTCGGAGTTCGGCGACCTGCAGTTCAGCCTCAGCTACAACAACTACCTGAGCCGCCTGACGGTGGTCGTGCTGCGTGCCAGGGGCCTCAGATTCCACGAGGACAAGAGCATTGTCAGTGAGTCACCCCCCACCCTTTCTTCCTTGGGGCAGGTTCCCCCCAGTGTGTGGGCTTGGGGCCTGGGGCTGAGGTCTGACCCTCACCCTTGGAAACCTGGTTTTTTGCTTGCATACCCCAGGTGACGGTACACTCACTACCTCCcgaaacacacacaaacacacacactgttTGGACAGTTCTGGTGGGAGAATCTTCTCCCTTATGTTGAACCCAAGGCTGCATCCCCTTGGCCTCCACCCTAAAGACCACGTCCTGCCCCTCTCTTTTCCCCTGGCAGCATCCCAGCTCCTTGATACTGCCCATCTTCAGACTGAGTGGTCCCAGACTCTCACCTCCCTATGTCAGGGAGGACTTCCTGTTCACTGACACTCGGCCAGGCCAGCCCTATTTCTCCTCCACCCTCCCAGGCACAGGCTTTGCAAGAGAGGAGGCCCTGGCTCACCCCACACACCCCCTGTCTTATGTGGGTCCCCCAAGGAGGGGTTTTCTGGCCACCTGTTGTGCTTAGCGTTGGGATCACTCTAAGCAAGCTGGGATTCAGACCTTCCACTGCAGATATCAAAACCATctgagcccccccaccccccaaaaaaaacggAACAAAAAACTCTGAATGAGGTAGTGTTTAAGGAGCCCCCAGGGACCTGAGGACCCAGCAGGCAGGGCCCGAGGGGGCAGCCCCCacaggcagggctgggggagtGGTGCCAGGCTCTGGCAGGCAAGGGCTGGCCTGGCCATGGTGTGTCCTAGAggcaaagaggaaggaagggggtgGGAGCCAAGCGTTTCCTCGGCCCTGAAGCATTTCACTAATCAACCCCGTTTCCTCCGGTGACCCTCTGGCCACCGCGGCTGCACGTGAGTGATGGGGGCCTGGCGCTGGGTGGGGCCTGTGCCCTCCTCGCTGGACCTCCTGCAGGCTGGGGGCATTCACTGTATCACTAAAACAGCCCGGTGGTCTGCACCGCCCCCCGCAGGCGTGTTCGTCAAAGTGTCTCTGATGAATCACAACAAGTTTGTCAAGTGCAAGAAGACCTCGGCCGTGCTGGGCTCCGCCAACCCCGTGTACAACGAGACCTTCAGCTTCAAGGCCGAACCCGCCGAGCTGGACACGGCCAGCCTCAGCCTGACGGTGCTGCAGAGCTCCGAAGGGGACAGTAAGGCCAcctcgccccccacccccagggcaaAGGAGGGGTGGCTGCCCCGTGGGTTCCCTCTGAGTCTGCAGCAGGTCCTGAGAGAACAGACGTGATCTCTGTTCTCGAGATACGGGCAAccagggctcagagaggctgagacACTTGcccagcgacatacagctggagTGCTGGGGTTTGTCCCCACCTTTAAGCCAAAGTTTAGCTCTGTCCGTGGTACCAAAAGAAGAGGTTCCGAGTTGGCCTCTGGTGAGCAGGATGGCTGCCTGCTGCCGGCCAAGGGACGCAAGACCCACGGATCACAAGGAGCCCTGCGTTTCCTCGCACCTTCCAGACCAGCTTTTAGGGTCCTGGGAGAGGGACGAGGTGGATGTGAACAGGCTGAGGTATCGCAGCCACCTGTCCCCCCCTGCCCCGCGTCTTGGTGTTCCACCGCGCCGTCAGGGGgtggcagagggctcagcacTTAAGATCTTGACTCCACTGTGGCAACTGGTGGGAGAGTGTGACTTGTGTCCTCAGCCCCTTCTTTCTGGAGGCATCTTCCTCGGCTCTGGGTCAGGGGCCAGGAAGCCCCCCAGAAGGGGGAGGGGCAGAGTGGTACCCCTGGAGGACGGAGAAGCAGCCCCTCTGGGACCTGTCAGCTCACGTTGAAAGAGGGAGGGGGCTTGCTGCTTCCCGTGAGGGAAGGCGCGAATGGGAGATGGAGGAGTCACGGGGATGCCGTGGAGGGACATGTGTCTTCCGTGGTCGAGAAAGTGACTGTGCCTTTCCCTCCACCGCAGAGGGCCACCCACTCGGCCGGGTGGTGGTGGGCCCCTACATGTACGCCCGCGGCAGGGAGCTGGAGCACTGGAACGAGATGATCAGCAAACCCAAGGAGCTGGCAAAGAGCTGGCACGCGCTCTGCCGCCCCGCTGAGCCCTGAACTTCGCAGCAGCTTCCAGAGCCTGCCCTGCCCGTGGCCGCCCGTGGCACGGCCACGAGACACAGACGCTCCCTCCACCGTCTCACTGAGCTGCCCGGTTGCCCCCCGAGCCCAGAGGACGTGAGTGTGCTGGTGTGCAGGAGAGCAGAGGAGCAAGGAAAGTGCTGGAACCCTCCTGCCACATTCCATCTTCCCTACCTTTGGGGCTGTCTGGATGTGGAATCTGGCTCTGCCTCATCACAGGCCTGACTGGGACCCACGTCTCAGGCGCTTGGAATAAATATCCTGAATACTTAGCATTAGCATAGCTGTCTGTTCCAGATGCCAATGCAGGGTGAACTCCAGTCCCACCGTCTGAAGCTAATGATGTTGCCACCAAGCCTGCATCTTTTAGGTGTGATGGCCTCTGCCTTCTGCATAGCAGAAGAAGCAACCTgttctgggggaaataataggaaaaatgtCCAAAGCGTTTATTTCAATGGGTCCACAATAATAGGCAGTCTGAGAATTGGATCCCCTTACTCTGAGCTGTGGGTGTAGAAGTGGGTCTGGGTTTCACAGCTGGCCCACCCAGCATAGGAGGGAAATCTTCCTGGCTTcagagctggggggtgggggcagggatcCCTGTGCTCCCTTTCTGCCCCCCgctcccagcccccagcacccAGTGGTGGCAGGTTCTCCCAGGTAGCAGGATTCAGCTTCTGGGGCTTTGACTTTGGACAGGAAATTGTGAAAGCAGGTGGCCAAAATGCTAGGCCACAGGGTGGAACGCTTTCCCGGTAAAATGAGCCATTCCTTTATTACATGGTGGTGGGTGCAGGTGTAACATTCATTACGATGGGCGTTCCCACGAATCACGCCCAACTCCCTGTGAAGCTGGACAGGAGGTGACAAGCAGGGACAAGGTGACACGCATGTCCCCGTTATGGTAATGGGCCGGCGGTATTTTCCCCTTCGTGTTGTTGGACCCGGTTTCTTGCTTGGCTGGAGCAGTGTTGTTTCTTTGCAGATGGAATGCATTTACTGTATCACTAAAACAGCTTTAAACCAGTACCAGCTCCTTTAATTACTCGGCGGAACGACTTCAGCAAAAGCAAATCTCGGACGTTACACTGAGTCTGTGCCTCCGTGACCGCACCTCCAGTCTCCCTCGTGGCTCAAACACAAGCTGTACCCGCTGTGGCCGTGGTCAGTGCAGACGGTGTATTTCGTGTTTGCTttttctcacttatttcacttgCATATTTTCAAAGGAGTCCACACAGCAGTAACTTCTCATAGCTTCAAAATGCACGCATAGTAAGAGCCCTCTGTTCACTGGGAGAGCAGGCTAAACTGGAGCTGGTTCAGTTTAACCTCAGGGCCAAAGCAATAGGTGCCAACCACCCCCACACTTCGGGAAGAGGGTCGAGACCAGCCGTGGTCTTTCTACGACCCCTTGGAAAAGTTGGTTAAGTGTCCCCTTTGCAGAACAGAGTCGACTGGTACTGACTCCTTCCTGAAAAATCCAAATGGCCTGCAGGCTCTCGCTCTGATGCTATCTTAGTTTGCTGGGTTCTGTAACAAGTCCTGCAGACTGGCTGGCTTAAACAGCAGAAATGTACTATCCCAGAGTTCTGAaggctggaagtcagaagtcaggaTATCAGCAGGGCTTACAGGGGAGGACCCTGGCTTCCGGTGGGCAGCTGGAAATCCacagctttccttggcttgtggtggcaTCACTGAGGTCTGCCTGTGTCACCTGCCTGACTCAGGCTCTGTGTTACGACTGCCTGCAAATTTTGCCTCCTTGTAAGGGTACCTGTCATACTGGATCAGGCTCACCCTACtctagtttggcctcaccttcactaacaacatcttcaaagatcctatttataaataagtTCATGTTCACAGGTCCGGGGCTAGGACTCAGATGTGTTCTTTAGGGGGACATGGTTCAATTCACAAAGgatgggaaagaaaaagaggttGCTGCACTGGGCTGGCCTGTGTCTACAGACATGGGGCAAACCAAACACACACAGGAGTACTTCCCACGGACCAGAGAGAGGTGGCTTGGGGTTGTCTCAAATACTGTCCACAGGTGACCCCAGCAGAAAgaagcaagcagtggcctgagGTGCCCAGGGCCAAGGCAGCTGTCATAAGCACCCAGCTGGAGGGGATATTGCCTGATGGATCAGCCAGGATTGAGTCAGGAAAACAAGCTTAGCTAGGGAGTCTGAGCAGAGAGgggtgtttgttttttgtttttgttttaagtaaaTGTGTTCTTGAAGGGTTCCATACATACAGAAGGGTGCCCCAAACCTAAGAAAGAGTCCAGCTCAGCACATTTTC includes the following:
- the LOC119510932 gene encoding synaptotagmin-15-like isoform X4, which translates into the protein MEGWGGRGEALQPVTEFKRVWPLGRFQDPKGQQGSECHPGAGPSPFLVCLVPSPTAGTGRNPGKMEVLPRQEQVALVIGGVSGGLLLLLLLVSCCVWKRLCVSSYEELPSAPAPATTSGQGDKLCQPCRPPGVPFVVPPSLQGRDWMPLHSGEWVQAPRDPCLAPELLPHPPRGSLGDAYGGGTINPELYRLPEDRSETEFPEGCLGRLWFSVEYQQEAERLLVGLIKACWLQAPSETCSPLVKLHLLPDERRFLQSKTKRKTASPQFDEHFIFQVSSKSVTQRVLKFSVYHVDRQKKHQLLGQVLFPLKSETLASDGGRVIWRDLEAESLEPPSEFGDLQFSLSYNNYLSRLTVVVLRARGLRFHEDKSIVSVFVKVSLMNHNKFVKCKKTSAVLGSANPVYNETFSFKAEPAELDTASLSLTVLQSSEGDKGHPLGRVVVGPYMYARGRELEHWNEMISKPKELAKSWHALCRPAEP
- the LOC119510932 gene encoding synaptotagmin-15-like isoform X2, translated to MGRALYSRGRRRSLLCPPGWGDPRIPPAVSQREPRALGSLPLLGLGQGRAGAELWSGAGGHWVPALAVPGAAARAATGLESDEGPPPAPARRLALRLKSRLRGSGGRRGGRRAGPSSPMAALVVLSPEQVALVIGGVSGGLLLLLLLVSCCVWKRLCVSSYEELPSAPAPATTSGQGDKLCQPCRPPGVPFVVPPSLQGRDWMPLHSGEWVQAPRDPCLAPELLPHPPRGSLGDAYGGGTINPELYRLPEDRSETEFPEGCLGRLWFSVEYQQEAERLLVGLIKACWLQAPSETCSPLVKLHLLPDERRFLQSKTKRKTASPQFDEHFIFQVSSKSVTQRVLKFSVYHVDRQKKHQLLGQVLFPLKSETLASDGGRVIWRDLEAESLEPPSEFGDLQFSLSYNNYLSRLTVVVLRARGLRFHEDKSIVSVFVKVSLMNHNKFVKCKKTSAVLGSANPVYNETFSFKAEPAELDTASLSLTVLQSSEGDKGHPLGRVVVGPYMYARGRELEHWNEMISKPKELAKSWHALCRPAEP
- the LOC119510932 gene encoding synaptotagmin-15-like isoform X3, with the translated sequence MGRALYSRGRRRSLLCPPGWGDPRIPPAVSQREPRALGSLPLLGLGQGRAGAELWSGAGGHWVPALAVPGAAARAATGLESDEGPPPAPARRLALRLKSRLRGSGGRRGGRRAGPSSPMAEQVALVIGGVSGGLLLLLLLVSCCVWKRLCVSSYEELPSAPAPATTSGQGDKLCQPCRPPGVPFVVPPSLQGRDWMPLHSGEWVQAPRDPCLAPELLPHPPRGSLGDAYGGGTINPELYRLPEDRSETEFPEGCLGRLWFSVEYQQEAERLLVGLIKACWLQAPSETCSPLVKLHLLPDERRFLQSKTKRKTASPQFDEHFIFQVSSKSVTQRVLKFSVYHVDRQKKHQLLGQVLFPLKSETLASDGGRVIWRDLEAESLEPPSEFGDLQFSLSYNNYLSRLTVVVLRARGLRFHEDKSIVSVFVKVSLMNHNKFVKCKKTSAVLGSANPVYNETFSFKAEPAELDTASLSLTVLQSSEGDKGHPLGRVVVGPYMYARGRELEHWNEMISKPKELAKSWHALCRPAEP
- the LOC119510932 gene encoding synaptotagmin-15-like isoform X1, with product MGRALYSRGRRRSLLCPPGWGDPRIPPAVSQREPRALGSLPLLGLGQGRAGAELWSGAGGHWVPALAVPGAAARAATGLESDEGPPPAPARRLALRLKSRLRGSGGRRGGRRAGPSSPMAGPEGAPPLPGPGGPVRGTEPLRARGPPDPRTCGGAEQVALVIGGVSGGLLLLLLLVSCCVWKRLCVSSYEELPSAPAPATTSGQGDKLCQPCRPPGVPFVVPPSLQGRDWMPLHSGEWVQAPRDPCLAPELLPHPPRGSLGDAYGGGTINPELYRLPEDRSETEFPEGCLGRLWFSVEYQQEAERLLVGLIKACWLQAPSETCSPLVKLHLLPDERRFLQSKTKRKTASPQFDEHFIFQVSSKSVTQRVLKFSVYHVDRQKKHQLLGQVLFPLKSETLASDGGRVIWRDLEAESLEPPSEFGDLQFSLSYNNYLSRLTVVVLRARGLRFHEDKSIVSVFVKVSLMNHNKFVKCKKTSAVLGSANPVYNETFSFKAEPAELDTASLSLTVLQSSEGDKGHPLGRVVVGPYMYARGRELEHWNEMISKPKELAKSWHALCRPAEP